The proteins below come from a single Cannabis sativa cultivar Pink pepper isolate KNU-18-1 chromosome 3, ASM2916894v1, whole genome shotgun sequence genomic window:
- the LOC115711289 gene encoding probable calcium-binding protein CML45 produces MVMKVFMAKYLKDYNILFTRLMMMSFVIMVGDFVSILRYILNLIRCFICSNNMEYYEKQLSILDQMVATKAMLLNKTTMYDDDDDDDDDGQEVAAKTHPNNNKLVRFGDAKSEDTKMYLGDVKRIMMEELELLESSDGGETEEGDDGGEEVKWEELREAFGVFDENRDGFIDAKEVKKVLFELGIMEPSEAECQAMITTFDKNQDGKINFEEFLEIIAADAIH; encoded by the coding sequence ATGGTGATGAAAGTATTCATGGCCAAATATCTCAAAGATTATAATATCCTATTTACTAGATTAATGATGATGAGCTTTGTCATAATGGTCGGAGACTTTGTTTCAATTCTAAGGTATATTCTAAATCTAATTCGCTGTTTCATTTGTTCTAATAACATGGAATATTATGAGAAGCAATTATCCATATTGGATCAAATGGTAGCAACAAAAGCTATGCTACTTAATAAGACGACTatgtatgatgatgatgatgatgatgatgatgatggtcaAGAAGTAGCAGCAAAAACTcatccaaataataataaacttgtTCGTTTTGGTGATGCAAAAAGTGAAGACACCAAAATGTATTTAGGAGATGTGAAAAGGATCATGATGGAGGAATTAGAACTGCTAGAGAGTAGTGATGGTGGGGAAACAGAAGAAGGAGATGATGGTGGTGAGGAAGTGAAGTGGGAAGAACTGAGAGAAGCATTTGGTGTGTTTGATGAGAACAGAGATGGGTTTATTGATGCAAAGGAAGTGAAGAAGGTTCTATTTGAATTGGGAATTATGGAACCTTCTGAAGCCGAATGTCAAGCCATGATCACAACTTTTGATAAAAATCAAGACGGCAAGATAAATTTTGAGGAATTTCTCGAAATAATTGCAGCGGATGCCATTCACTAA